Proteins from one Pontibacter korlensis genomic window:
- a CDS encoding DUF6544 family protein has product MSKEMEETLQRCPLNNSQVPFSAEDFLHLPQQMQAYLTHCRYFGKGRIYNFLIDFEHTGIKLKPDAKWTSMKCQQFNSVLPPTRLALMQSRMYGFIPFTGRDKLQNGHGNMLIKLAGITVSNATGTKMDQAALVTYLAETPLLPAAYLLHNITWNEISENIIKATVTDAGNTASGEFYFNDQHEINAFRTNDRFYSSDGKEYKNWAWSAYYDRYEERNGIKIPTVVRAVWHMPEGDYEYFRAATKSIRYNIRP; this is encoded by the coding sequence ATGTCAAAGGAAATGGAAGAGACGCTACAGCGGTGTCCTCTGAATAACTCTCAGGTTCCGTTTTCGGCAGAAGACTTTCTGCACCTCCCACAGCAGATGCAGGCATACTTGACCCACTGCAGATATTTTGGCAAAGGCAGAATCTACAACTTCTTGATAGACTTTGAACACACAGGCATAAAGCTAAAGCCAGATGCAAAGTGGACATCCATGAAGTGCCAGCAGTTTAATTCTGTGTTGCCTCCTACTCGACTAGCCCTGATGCAAAGCAGGATGTATGGCTTTATACCCTTCACTGGAAGAGACAAACTGCAGAATGGCCATGGTAATATGCTCATAAAGCTGGCTGGAATAACAGTGAGTAATGCAACTGGCACTAAGATGGATCAAGCTGCCCTTGTCACTTATTTGGCAGAAACACCTCTCCTTCCTGCTGCTTACCTCCTCCATAACATCACCTGGAACGAGATAAGCGAGAACATCATTAAGGCCACTGTCACCGATGCAGGAAATACTGCGAGCGGTGAATTTTATTTTAACGATCAGCATGAAATCAATGCGTTTAGAACCAATGACAGGTTTTACTCATCAGATGGAAAAGAATATAAAAATTGGGCCTGGTCTGCTTATTATGATAGGTACGAAGAAAGGAACGGTATAAAGATACCGACAGTTGTGCGTGCTGTTTGGCACATGCCAGAGGGAGACTACGAGTACTTCAGAGCGGCTACCAAGAGCATCAGGTATAATATTAGACCCTAA